catagaggtttacagcatggaaacaggcccttcggcccaacttgtccatgctgccctttcttttttaaaatacctaaactaatcccaattgcccacatttggcccatatccctctatacccatcttacccatgtaactatctaaatgctttttaaaagacaaaattgtacccgcctctactactacctctggcagcttgttccagacactcaccacccgctgcatgaaaaaattgcccctctggacacttttgtatctctcccctctcaccttaaacctatgccctctagttttagactcccctacctttgggaaaagatattgactatctagctgatctgtgcccctcattattttatagacctctataagatcacccctcagcctcctacgctccagagaaaaaagtcccagtctatccagcctctccttataactcaatccatcaagtcctggtagcatcctagtaaatcttttctgcactctttctcgtttaataatatattttctataatagggtgaccaaaattgcacacagtattccaagtgtggccgtaccaatgtcttgtacaacttcaacaagacattccaactcctgtattcaatgttctgacatgcGCTGTTATGACACAACACTGGCACTGCCATCTGTATCTAGCcctatttatttgattttataacCATAGTGCCTGCAATATAAACATTAGATGAAGGGAATGCCAAATCTTACCGATATTCTGCAACGCAGTCTACCAGTCCCATATACTGTAATGGTAGATGACTCACAACACTCTCCAAGGCTCGAGTTCCTGTAACGTCTGCTAAGATATCTTTCACACTGTGCAAGTACCCCGCAATTTCCTCATCGTTGGTTTTTGGAATTTTGGTTGAGAGAAGAGTTTCCTCCAAAGCAGAATGGAAAAGCTTCCCTCGATTGAGAATATCTGGGAAAATATAGTGTCTAAAGTCACCCAGTAGAATGGTCACAGAAATAATGCATTTAAATTTTACTCAGGTCACTAGGATTACACAGTTTCCTGTACTACCTGCCCAACGTATGACTTTGTAGGAACTTCCCATGTGGAGTGAGGGGAAATTCAAATAGTTACTGAGAGCTGTGGTCAGCACTGAAACGGCTGGCATGAAGTATCACaaaacaggatcatagaatctctacagtgtagaaaggggctattcagcccatcgtgcatgcactgacaacaatcccacctaggtcctatccccttaaccccaagtatttaccctaatctccctgacagtaaggggcaattgcgcatagccaatcaacctaaccgcacatctttggacttgaggggaaactggagcacccagaggaacccgcgcagacgtggggagaacatgcaaactccatacatagacagttacccgaggttggaattgaacctgggtccctggtgctgtgagacagcagtgctaaccactgtgctgcccaaagcaTAAAGAACAACCTGGAGCAGACTATGAGGACTATCTAGTTAGTTGGTCTCCAGTTAATACAATGTTAACACTAAACAAACTGGGGGCAGTACTAAGATGGCAATGGCCTGCATGGAGGAACACACGTGAGATTGATTTTTCCATGTTCTGCAGTTTTCATTTCAACCATTTTATATTTTGGTGCTTGTCAAGAGTGGTACCTTAACCCCAGGTTTCCTTATATTCAGCATCAAAGAGTGCACTTACTTTTAGTGTACTCCTTGAAGCCATCTTGGCCAAGCTCAGTTATCATTCTCCGTTTCCATCGCTCCAAGTAAAATGCTTGCTCCAAACTCATGGTCAACTGCAGGATGCGTGTTACGCTGGGCAAGCTAGTCTTTGAGCAATCCCTCTGCAATGGCAGCTGGAGCACGTAGCCTGGCTCATGTTCAGCAATCTGGCATTGGGAGTTCAGGAATGGAGCTAGATTTTGGGGGCTTTCGCGTTCTGGTTCTTCACTGACCGGCTTCGATCTGATGATTGGTCCATACAAGAAGCCGTCCTCTCCGAGCAGGGTTTCAGAGGTCTGGGG
The DNA window shown above is from Mustelus asterias chromosome 15, sMusAst1.hap1.1, whole genome shotgun sequence and carries:
- the mgme1 gene encoding mitochondrial genome maintenance exonuclease 1; amino-acid sequence: MNYFIVLNAAKCRVLENSFQQHWGTVRKELVFQSRTFSTFPFLHCGKKDLSKYAQVDGKKYASLVRSVVSTKVSPQTSETLLGEDGFLYGPIIRSKPVSEEPERESPQNLAPFLNSQCQIAEHEPGYVLQLPLQRDCSKTSLPSVTRILQLTMSLEQAFYLERWKRRMITELGQDGFKEYTKNILNRGKLFHSALEETLLSTKIPKTNDEEIAGYLHSVKDILADVTGTRALESVVSHLPLQYMGLVDCVAEYRGKLCVIDWKTSEKPKPYFRNTFDNPLQVAAYAGALNHDDNYNFQVERGLIVVAYKDGSPAHAHFMDCELFLTCWKKWLLRLEKYKDRIGAST